Genomic segment of Verrucomicrobiia bacterium:
AAGACCATAGTCAAAGCCAAGGACACTGCCAGCGCGCGGCAACTGATCGGAAATTTCGTCACCGTGTCATCTCTGGCGGGCATGGATGAGTGAGGTCAAACTCTCGAGGTATTTATCCTCCCAATTGGGAGCAAAAATATTAGTCCTGACTTTGGGCTTCGAAACGACTTCAACACGCGCCTTGCCATCAGAAACCGGAGTGACGTAAACACCGACAACTTCCCCGTAACTCATCAGAGAGACTCTCTTCCCGAAAACAATATATTTCGCGTCCAGATTCTCTTCTTTAATGTCCAACCCCATCATGTTACCTGCTTCTTTAGCGGACTCCCAGGCATCCATGAATGCAACATCAAATGTCGCGCTCTTGCCTTTGCCGCGGAAGCCGTGGATGTTATGAGTGGTTGTACAACCGGCGAGGAATGCTATACTAAGGGCACAAAAAAAAAGCCGCACAATGGGGGGATTGCGCATTATTCACTCCTTATGGTTTGATGGATGAACCTATTATCTATTAAAAACCTGTCCGTGCAATACAAAAACTCCCCTCCCATTTTGGACGGCTTCACTCTCGATCTCGCGACGTCCGAAATCCTGGCCATTGTCGGACGGAATGGCACGGGCAAATCCACTCTTATAGGCGTGCTGGCAGGTCTTGTCCCCACCTATACCGGAAGCATTACTTTCTCAGGAAGTCCCTGGGATTTAAAAGCGCTGGAACAGACTGCATTTGTTTTCGACCATTCGCACTTCCCTTCTTTTTTAAAAGCTCGGCAAATTCTCCGGCTCTTCGCATCCGCATTCAAAAATGGCTCGGAAACCAAAATCGACGACTGCTTGAAACTCTGCAGCCTTGATGGGGTCGATAAAAGCTTTCGTCACTTTTCAAAAGGCATGCGCCAATCGCTCGCCATTGCCGTTGCCCTTCTCAAAAGCCCGCGTCTTCTGATCGCAGACGAAGGCTTCTCATCTTTGGATCCAGAAGCAAGGGAAAGGGTTTTCGCTCATCTCAAATCTCTCGTCCGAGACAAAAACGTCTCCGTCCTTTTCACGACTCATTCAGAAGAAGATTGCCGGCAGCTGGCAGATCGTAACCTTCGATTATAGCCCGATATGAAACGTCTTTATCTCCCCCATCTTATCGGTTTATGTTTGATCGCCTCCCTTATCGGTCTTTTCCAGTCCTTTGCCTTTTCTTATGCTTCTCTCAAATTTGATGACCTCAATGATTACTTGTTCCAGAGTTTTTCGGGCACGCTCGATTTCGTTTTCCCATTCCTATTCTTGATGACGGCCCTTTTTTTAATTCCTCGCGACATCGAATCCGGCTTCATCCGCCAGCTTATGGTTGTTCCCGAGTCGCGCTCCCGGCTCTTCGCAAATTATTATGTTGTCATGTATCTCTTGAATCTGCTTTCCTTGACCTGCTACTTAATTGCGGTCATCGTTAGCTATCGCTTTTTTTTCCGGACTGGACCGGCGCACATGTCTTTTGCGGCTTGGACGGGAGCGGTCGTCACGGCAGCTCTTACATTTCTTTTCATCCAGTCTTTTTTTCTTCTTTTTTATCTCGCCACACGGAATTCGTTTCTATCGCTCATCATTTCGGGCGCGGCCTTGTTTTCATTTGAAATCATTGCCGGCTTCTCAGACCTACAGGCATTTCTTCCCACCACCAATGCCGTTTTCTTTGTGGAATGGTTTAATGATTTTTGGAATGGCTTCCGTGACCAAACCACGGCTCTTGTCATGCCTCTAGCGATATTGATTATTTATAACGTCGTTCTCTACGGGATCAACCGATTTCTTTTCCGGCGCCTTAACCTTCTTTATGCGAACAATTAGCCTTTTGGGGGTGGCGATTTTATTCGCGCTTTCGATTGGTCCATCCGCTAAAGCTGAAGAAATCAATGTGGAAGCGCAAGGCTTTGCGATGGGCGGGAATATCCTGCCCAGCCCGGCGCCTCAGATCGACGAACGCCTTAACCGAAGCGATTGGCCCCGGCTTGTACTCCCGCAAGAAACGGCTGGCTATGCCGAATACCCCATCCGACGCGCATTCCTCGATCTTTCCATCCAAGATTGGAACCAGGACGGCCGGCCCGATCTGCTTTATCTTAAAAAAAACAATGGAACTTTCATCATTACGGTTTTCCTCAATAAATCCGGCACATTTGAATTCCTTTCCGATTTTTCATTCTCTTCGACTCCGGATGCCATTGAAATCGCGCCCCTAATCCTGGACTTCGATGGCGATGGGCGCAATGACCTCCTGCTCATAGAAAGGCATCCTTTTACCCGTTTCGTCAGCACCGAAAGACTGCGTTATGCGATCTATTGGGGCTCCGCGGACGGCTTTGCAGATGCACCTCTCGTTCCCAAGGAAAGCGACCTTCCCCCTGCGCCGCGCTATGTCCTCCAAAATAAAAAATCCGGAATCTATGCCTTGGTAACGGCCCAAAATACGCTCTTGCGGCCGACAAAAAAAGCCCTCACCCGGCTCCTTTTGAAGAAATCTGTTCTCTTTAAAATCAATTTCATTTCACTCACGAATAAGAGAGTAAACTCCGTTTGCCGTTACGATTTCAATGGCGGCCTCGAGGAGGAGGATTTTCTCGGGAAAGCCGGCGAATGGCGCCCCGTCACCCTTCCCGAAGTTCATCATTGGGAAAAGCGCGAGAAAGAGAATCCAAAAATCTTTTATGACTGGAACGGAGACGGAACAGTGGACATTATCGAAATTTTCGCGGGCGAAGAACATGTCGTGATAGACGGGCGCACGCAGCGGGAAATGGCCCGGTTCAAGCTCGATCGCAACAACCTGATGACCGGCAATTTCGTCGACCTGAACGGCGACAAGAAAATTGAAGAGGTCGATATAACTCCACGGGAAAATGGCATGGACGTCAAAACAGACGTCACGGTGAGACATACGTTTGACGGAGGAGGGGAAGAAAAATACACCTTCGAAGGGCTTCTCCTTTTTCCGCAATCGTTTGTCGATGTCGATGGCGACGGCGATCTAGATGCGCTCTGCGTCAAGCCGCCCTCGCAAATCCGGGATCTTTTAAAGCAGATGATCGCTTTTGTTTCAAAAAGAAAAAGCCGCGCGGAAATCCTGGTTTATGACCAGGGTCCGCGCGGCTTTTCAAGAAAACCCGATGAGCGAAGAAAGGTTCTGCTAGCGGGTTCTCTTGCCCGCCTCCGTTCCTTCGCCGATCTTCTTTAGCCTTTCGGAATGACGTTCAATTCATTATCGACATAGGCTTTGACCTCGGAACCGCTCATGATCTCCGCTTCTTTTCCCTTCATGAACAAAAAGAGGAAACAAAGAAGAATGCCCAACACTAAACTCAAGGTCTGCTTATCCTGCCCTTCTCGATGCAAAGTTGACCTCAGATAAACCGTCTGTCCGTCCGTAGCCGTGGTGGAAGTCACGGAAATACCTACTCGACCGGGCTCGCCTATAAAGCCACGATCCGACGCGGCAACAACCTCTCCTTCAGCGGGCGTGCCGGCAGCAATCATCACTTTGCCGTCTTCGGTCACATCCCTCAGCACTTCGAGATGCACGAGATCGCCGATGTGTGAAGTCTCACTTGAAACCATCTGCGTGACCCGCATGGCAACCGGGGTCCCTCGCTTGAGCTGAATTCCCGTCTGGGCGTATGCCAGCGGCATGGTTATGTTTGCTGGTACCACCATTAACATGGCAATGGCCATGCCGATCACTTTCTTAGTCATCCTCACACCCTCTGCTTTCTTCGTGATGAACAGTTTGATTTTTAAAATGGTAAAGTAAACCCCGTAAAGACTTCCGCCCCCCGCTGCAAAGCCCGACAAAATGCGGACAGCATGAGGATTTATTTCTTGATTAACCGCCTCCACGAAGACATCAAGAAGAAGCGGTACAAAAGAAACAAAAACCGCCGGCACTACAACCATCACTTTCAGATCGAAAGCATCCTTCTTTAGAAGAGTCCATAAACTGATGGCGGCAAACCCGCCAATAATCCCAAAACAATGGCTGCAAACCCCGTAATTCGAATTATGGTACCAGAGACAATGGCTTGGCATCTGATGGCAGAACGTTCTAAGCAATGCGTAAATATTTGAGGAAACATCGAGCATCTGCGCTTCGGTGTAGGCAGCAAAAAAAGAAAGAGCCAGTACCGAAATCGACACCGTGGCGATCAGAAGAGGAATCCAAAGGAGCCGTTCTTTTTTCATGTCAGTTGGAAGGTAAAATTAGCCGGCATATCTTTGGAATTCAAAGAATGGATGTTTTGAAGCTTAAGGGTCGCACCCTTGAGAGGGCTTTTTTTATTGTACTTGAAAAAGGCTACCGCTTGCGAAGACGCACCCGGGTCCGCAACAAATTGGTGCGATGCCGAAACCCTTCGTAAGTCGGATTGAATGGTCTGATTGACGTCTTTCGTATTAAGGGCGCACATGACCGGCATCACGATGATGGCAGGAGCAAGAATGAGAAATGTCCCGGCGGCAATGGCGGCTCCCGCAAAAAAGCCCCCCACTCCGCGGGACCATACGCTTTTCTTGAAATATTCCTTGTAGAGTTCATCGAAAGGAACGAGCGTCCAAGATTTGCCATCAGCCCCCATCAATTCGATGTCCTGCGCGGAAAGCTC
This window contains:
- a CDS encoding ABC transporter ATP-binding protein encodes the protein MQYKNSPPILDGFTLDLATSEILAIVGRNGTGKSTLIGVLAGLVPTYTGSITFSGSPWDLKALEQTAFVFDHSHFPSFLKARQILRLFASAFKNGSETKIDDCLKLCSLDGVDKSFRHFSKGMRQSLAIAVALLKSPRLLIADEGFSSLDPEARERVFAHLKSLVRDKNVSVLFTTHSEEDCRQLADRNLRL
- a CDS encoding ABC transporter permease — its product is MKRLYLPHLIGLCLIASLIGLFQSFAFSYASLKFDDLNDYLFQSFSGTLDFVFPFLFLMTALFLIPRDIESGFIRQLMVVPESRSRLFANYYVVMYLLNLLSLTCYLIAVIVSYRFFFRTGPAHMSFAAWTGAVVTAALTFLFIQSFFLLFYLATRNSFLSLIISGAALFSFEIIAGFSDLQAFLPTTNAVFFVEWFNDFWNGFRDQTTALVMPLAILIIYNVVLYGINRFLFRRLNLLYANN
- a CDS encoding VCBS repeat-containing protein; protein product: MRTISLLGVAILFALSIGPSAKAEEINVEAQGFAMGGNILPSPAPQIDERLNRSDWPRLVLPQETAGYAEYPIRRAFLDLSIQDWNQDGRPDLLYLKKNNGTFIITVFLNKSGTFEFLSDFSFSSTPDAIEIAPLILDFDGDGRNDLLLIERHPFTRFVSTERLRYAIYWGSADGFADAPLVPKESDLPPAPRYVLQNKKSGIYALVTAQNTLLRPTKKALTRLLLKKSVLFKINFISLTNKRVNSVCRYDFNGGLEEEDFLGKAGEWRPVTLPEVHHWEKREKENPKIFYDWNGDGTVDIIEIFAGEEHVVIDGRTQREMARFKLDRNNLMTGNFVDLNGDKKIEEVDITPRENGMDVKTDVTVRHTFDGGGEEKYTFEGLLLFPQSFVDVDGDGDLDALCVKPPSQIRDLLKQMIAFVSKRKSRAEILVYDQGPRGFSRKPDERRKVLLAGSLARLRSFADLL
- a CDS encoding DUF2085 domain-containing protein, which gives rise to MKKERLLWIPLLIATVSISVLALSFFAAYTEAQMLDVSSNIYALLRTFCHQMPSHCLWYHNSNYGVCSHCFGIIGGFAAISLWTLLKKDAFDLKVMVVVPAVFVSFVPLLLDVFVEAVNQEINPHAVRILSGFAAGGGSLYGVYFTILKIKLFITKKAEGVRMTKKVIGMAIAMLMVVPANITMPLAYAQTGIQLKRGTPVAMRVTQMVSSETSHIGDLVHLEVLRDVTEDGKVMIAAGTPAEGEVVAASDRGFIGEPGRVGISVTSTTATDGQTVYLRSTLHREGQDKQTLSLVLGILLCFLFLFMKGKEAEIMSGSEVKAYVDNELNVIPKG